A region from the Candidatus Hydrogenedentota bacterium genome encodes:
- a CDS encoding STAS domain-containing protein yields the protein MSDKPLVSFDVRGAITVGQIEAGSVLDAMNVSQFGAQVGDYVKRNPGLRLLLDFGRVEYLSSAVLTELLRINQACKADGGDLKLCSLNKDIAKVFEITNLDKLFTIYSAPADEAVIKYARSLTIEAEETAWSHVQKDV from the coding sequence GTGAGTGACAAGCCATTGGTAAGTTTCGACGTGCGCGGCGCGATCACCGTCGGACAGATCGAGGCCGGCAGCGTGTTGGACGCGATGAACGTATCGCAGTTCGGCGCGCAGGTCGGCGACTATGTGAAACGCAATCCGGGGCTGCGGCTCCTGCTCGACTTCGGGCGCGTCGAGTATTTGTCGAGCGCGGTATTGACGGAGTTGCTGCGCATCAATCAGGCGTGCAAGGCCGACGGTGGCGATTTGAAGCTGTGTTCGCTGAACAAGGACATCGCAAAGGTGTTCGAGATTACAAACCTGGACAAGTTGTTCACGATCTACAGCGCGCCGGCGGACGAGGCCGTAATCAAATACGCGCGCTCGCTGACGATCGAAGCTGAAGAAACCGCATGGTCGCACGTCCAGAAAGACGTATAG
- a CDS encoding PBP1A family penicillin-binding protein → MSESLPNVDSLAKRLQARGCAPLFFVFITVVGACFGAGLGVFAFQMERAKAQIATLDQFRPRVGSKVYADGGATKLGEYNVENRQLIRLSEMPLILQKAVVAGEDALFYEHKGVRPDAMFNTVLYIAKTGRVRGGSTITMQLVRNAEEATGISKERTATRKLREMIAALQVEREFTKDEILELYLNQVFFGGSAHGVEAAARMYFFKSCKDLTLTEAATLAGILGSPNAFRPDLHPEAAQVRRNLVLDRMIEHGFITREEYDEARARPVTEDALTPAELAEKLETAKNLYVPNEFDAPYFVREMKVRAIREGLFDDETLLESGYEINTTLDMRLQRAAEEALFAQLKKFDELKLKSLQRARREDEFVPVQGALVCIDNREGFKGYVRALVGGRDWDVEQYNMATQALRQPGSSVKPFVFATALEFGRDKFISPATIRMDEPFVIRRGASVWAPKNFSGDYSGAVTLRYALERSINVVSVKLVQEFGVENVKATIEKCFPEVSVRNDVGLTIGLGTNEVTVLDQCSAYQAIACGGMYTKPIFIESIKDRDGIERYRCEPEHTRVMSEDVSYVLRHMLVGVAEYGTGARTRELGRPRAGKTGTTNDARDVWFCGFTPEYTCIVWIGYKDNRSLGRGADFTGGRQAVPVWTNFMKAALDGEPVQDFVVPEGKVEWHNVSRQKSGGSQGGFKEAFVKGTYREYEPTPESTDIGPDDIEAIEQQMEQRSLAAMHTPSPLDE, encoded by the coding sequence ATGTCCGAGAGCCTTCCCAACGTCGACAGCCTTGCGAAACGCCTGCAAGCGCGCGGGTGCGCCCCGCTCTTCTTCGTCTTCATAACCGTTGTCGGCGCCTGTTTTGGCGCAGGGCTGGGCGTATTCGCATTCCAGATGGAGCGCGCGAAGGCGCAGATCGCGACATTGGACCAGTTCCGTCCGCGCGTCGGCAGCAAGGTGTACGCGGATGGCGGCGCGACGAAGCTGGGCGAGTATAACGTCGAGAACCGGCAACTGATCCGGTTAAGCGAGATGCCGCTGATCCTGCAAAAGGCCGTCGTCGCGGGCGAAGACGCGCTGTTCTATGAACACAAGGGCGTGCGGCCCGACGCGATGTTTAATACCGTCCTATACATCGCGAAGACCGGGCGCGTGCGCGGCGGCAGCACGATTACGATGCAGCTCGTGCGCAACGCGGAAGAGGCAACTGGAATCTCGAAAGAGCGCACGGCTACGCGCAAGCTGCGCGAGATGATCGCCGCGTTGCAGGTCGAGCGGGAGTTTACGAAGGACGAAATCCTCGAGCTGTATCTCAATCAGGTTTTCTTTGGTGGCAGCGCGCACGGGGTCGAGGCGGCGGCGCGCATGTATTTCTTCAAGTCGTGCAAGGACCTGACGCTGACCGAGGCAGCGACTCTCGCGGGCATACTTGGTTCGCCGAACGCGTTCCGGCCCGATCTGCATCCCGAAGCGGCCCAGGTGCGGCGCAATCTCGTGCTCGACCGTATGATCGAACACGGCTTCATTACGCGCGAGGAATACGACGAGGCGCGCGCAAGGCCCGTCACCGAAGACGCGCTTACACCGGCCGAACTCGCGGAAAAGCTCGAGACCGCGAAGAACTTGTACGTCCCGAACGAATTCGACGCGCCATACTTTGTCCGCGAGATGAAGGTCCGCGCGATACGCGAAGGTCTGTTCGACGACGAGACGCTGCTCGAAAGCGGTTACGAAATTAACACGACGCTCGACATGCGCCTGCAGCGCGCCGCGGAGGAGGCCCTTTTCGCGCAACTCAAGAAGTTCGACGAACTCAAATTGAAATCGTTGCAGCGCGCGAGGCGCGAGGACGAGTTCGTGCCGGTACAGGGCGCGCTCGTGTGCATCGACAATCGCGAAGGCTTCAAGGGGTACGTGCGCGCGCTGGTGGGCGGGCGCGATTGGGACGTCGAACAATACAACATGGCCACGCAGGCGCTTCGCCAGCCCGGCTCGAGCGTCAAGCCGTTCGTCTTCGCGACCGCGCTCGAATTCGGCCGCGACAAGTTCATCAGCCCCGCGACAATTCGCATGGACGAACCGTTTGTTATACGCCGCGGCGCGTCCGTATGGGCGCCGAAAAACTTTTCGGGCGATTACTCGGGGGCGGTCACGTTGCGCTACGCGCTCGAGCGTTCGATCAACGTGGTTTCGGTGAAATTGGTGCAGGAATTCGGCGTAGAAAACGTCAAGGCGACGATTGAAAAGTGTTTCCCGGAGGTTTCCGTACGAAACGACGTGGGGCTGACCATTGGGCTGGGCACGAACGAAGTGACCGTGCTGGACCAGTGCTCGGCGTATCAGGCGATTGCGTGCGGAGGGATGTACACGAAGCCGATTTTCATCGAATCCATAAAGGATCGCGATGGAATCGAGCGATACCGGTGCGAACCCGAACATACGCGGGTGATGAGCGAAGACGTTTCCTACGTGCTTCGGCACATGTTGGTGGGCGTTGCCGAGTACGGCACCGGCGCGCGCACGCGCGAACTGGGCCGGCCCCGCGCCGGGAAGACCGGCACGACGAACGACGCGCGCGACGTGTGGTTTTGCGGGTTCACGCCGGAATACACCTGCATCGTCTGGATCGGGTACAAGGACAACCGGTCGCTCGGCCGCGGCGCGGATTTCACCGGCGGGCGCCAGGCAGTGCCGGTTTGGACGAATTTCATGAAGGCGGCCCTGGACGGCGAACCGGTGCAGGATTTCGTGGTCCCGGAAGGCAAAGTCGAATGGCACAATGTCTCGCGACAGAAGAGCGGAGGTTCGCAGGGCGGATTCAAAGAGGCCTTCGTCAAGGGCACCTACCGCGAGTACGAACCCACGCCGGAATCGACCGATATCGGCCCGGACGACATCGAGGCTATCGAACAGCAAATGGAGCAGCGAAGCCTAGCGGCCATGCACACGCCGTCGCCGTTAGACGAGTAG
- a CDS encoding glutathione peroxidase, with translation MDCSVTRANGESSRLGDRYAGKVLLIVNVASKCGFTSQYEALQKLHERYSGQGFAVLGFPCNEFGGQEPGTNDEIRTFCDTHYRVTFELFDKTGVSGGSAASLYRALTLDTSSGLGGPIRWNFTKFLVGRDGRVKARIEPPTPPDASSVVKLIERELATEWPPRV, from the coding sequence ATGGACTGCTCGGTGACAAGAGCGAACGGCGAATCGTCTCGTCTTGGCGATCGGTACGCGGGCAAGGTGTTGCTGATCGTCAACGTCGCGTCAAAATGCGGATTTACTTCGCAGTACGAGGCGCTGCAAAAACTGCACGAACGATACAGCGGTCAAGGGTTCGCCGTACTGGGCTTCCCGTGCAACGAGTTTGGCGGGCAGGAACCGGGGACGAACGACGAAATCCGGACGTTCTGCGATACACACTACCGCGTGACATTCGAACTCTTTGACAAGACCGGCGTTTCAGGGGGTTCAGCCGCCTCCCTCTATCGCGCGCTCACACTGGACACGTCCAGCGGCCTCGGCGGGCCAATCCGATGGAACTTCACCAAATTCCTCGTCGGGCGGGACGGCCGTGTGAAGGCGCGCATCGAACCGCCGACACCGCCCGATGCGTCCAGCGTGGTAAAACTCATCGAACGCGAGCTCGCAACGGAATGGCCGCCGCGGGTTTAA
- a CDS encoding IS110 family transposase, whose amino-acid sequence MCSPHYYAGLDLHKKTIVFCVKQADGTLVEEGTIRAVKPELERWLCERDTRCVVALEATMFTGWVYDVLVSHEVETHVGHPYMLRAIAAAKKKNDKVDARMLADLLRCDLFPSCYMAPEKLRELRRVMRYRNFLVRESVRMQTKTAGLLMEVGAEYNKKKLKGRKYFTQLVNELTQVPESVRRLLRLSHDTMEAFERHQQWMVDELARHPDLCERVERLMTIDGVGVVTALTWALEIGPPSRFASIGNAVSYCGLCSAQRESAGVAHRGPISKQRNKHLQRVLVEAAKLAPRWNAHLAGVYDKERERGADHNQATLTVARKLVAYLLAVDRSGKVFEQRKEAA is encoded by the coding sequence ATGTGTTCACCACATTACTACGCAGGGCTGGATTTGCACAAGAAGACCATCGTCTTCTGCGTCAAGCAAGCGGACGGGACGCTCGTGGAGGAAGGGACGATTCGCGCGGTGAAGCCGGAACTGGAGCGATGGCTTTGCGAACGCGACACGCGCTGCGTGGTGGCCTTGGAGGCGACGATGTTTACGGGATGGGTCTACGATGTGTTGGTTTCGCACGAGGTCGAGACGCACGTGGGGCATCCGTACATGCTGCGGGCCATTGCCGCGGCCAAGAAGAAGAACGACAAGGTCGATGCGCGGATGTTGGCGGACCTGTTGCGGTGCGATTTGTTTCCGTCGTGTTACATGGCCCCGGAGAAGTTGCGGGAACTGCGGCGGGTGATGCGGTACCGCAATTTTCTGGTGCGGGAGTCGGTGCGCATGCAGACCAAGACGGCCGGTCTTCTGATGGAGGTCGGGGCCGAGTACAACAAGAAGAAGTTGAAAGGCCGCAAGTACTTTACCCAGTTGGTCAACGAGCTCACGCAGGTTCCGGAATCTGTGCGCCGCTTGCTGCGATTGAGTCACGACACGATGGAGGCCTTTGAACGGCACCAGCAGTGGATGGTGGACGAGTTGGCCCGACACCCGGACCTGTGCGAGCGGGTCGAGCGGCTCATGACGATTGACGGGGTGGGCGTTGTGACGGCATTGACGTGGGCGCTCGAGATAGGCCCGCCGTCTCGCTTTGCGTCGATCGGCAACGCCGTGAGCTATTGCGGCCTGTGCAGCGCGCAACGCGAGTCCGCCGGAGTGGCGCACCGCGGGCCGATTTCCAAGCAGCGCAACAAACATCTGCAGCGGGTCTTGGTCGAAGCGGCCAAACTGGCGCCGCGTTGGAACGCGCACCTGGCCGGTGTGTACGACAAAGAACGTGAACGCGGGGCCGATCACAACCAAGCGACCTTGACCGTGG
- a CDS encoding glycosyltransferase family 39 protein: MSNETNTDDSPGVSLHPAPLLERCVVSLAVASVFVLAFANLAGPSLWHDELIHVYVGKKILETGLPLLLSGRVFTNGMLFNYLLAGLIAIFGDGEAAVRSISAVFAVVNVYLTYRMLRPLIGGPSAALTALLMAWSPWQLAWARQARFYMLHQTVYLVTMLLVWRFGEADRTKLSRWGAGFAAAYCIGLLAGPQTVFFLGPIGAYAACRWLGVRTLRSRWTVLIAICGLLGAATLLGYYLTLPKAEHDAIFKEALRADTPDDGLVDHDQSDSLYYFRFYTNNLGSGFFVLACAGFALLVARAGKPGLFIALAFVVPILLLNFGITQHRRYRFLFFAYPFYVAACAYALVYLTQFVRTSRQSAWRMAAAVAIVAFTARLTVSQYRLAADCIEVAGGASTTLAVHHPQWRQPCTYVKEHRGDAAIVCTTYIAALHYVGHIDTWYPSRVIVWEYIESGMDGMRTLDELKAFVSEHPRGYFIAEHRRFHMWPFFKDDLEWVERNMKKIDEASNGDISLYEWGSEEAT; encoded by the coding sequence GTGAGTAACGAAACGAACACAGATGACTCGCCCGGGGTTTCGCTCCACCCGGCCCCATTGCTTGAACGATGTGTGGTATCCCTGGCGGTGGCGTCGGTTTTCGTTCTGGCGTTTGCGAATTTGGCGGGCCCGAGCCTGTGGCACGACGAGCTGATTCATGTCTACGTCGGCAAGAAGATCCTCGAAACGGGCTTGCCGCTGTTGCTTAGCGGGCGCGTATTCACCAACGGCATGCTGTTCAATTATTTGCTCGCGGGCCTCATCGCGATCTTCGGCGATGGTGAAGCGGCGGTGCGATCGATCTCCGCCGTATTCGCCGTCGTGAATGTATACCTCACCTACCGGATGCTCAGGCCGTTGATTGGCGGGCCCTCGGCCGCATTGACCGCGCTGCTGATGGCGTGGTCGCCGTGGCAACTCGCGTGGGCGCGTCAGGCTCGGTTCTACATGCTGCACCAAACCGTGTATCTCGTCACGATGTTGCTCGTATGGCGGTTTGGCGAGGCTGATCGAACAAAACTGTCGCGTTGGGGGGCCGGTTTCGCCGCCGCCTACTGCATCGGTCTGCTCGCCGGACCGCAAACCGTGTTTTTCCTCGGGCCGATCGGCGCGTACGCGGCCTGCCGTTGGCTGGGCGTCCGAACGCTTCGATCGCGATGGACGGTGTTGATTGCGATTTGCGGTCTGCTCGGCGCCGCAACGTTGTTGGGTTACTACCTGACGCTGCCCAAGGCGGAGCACGACGCCATCTTCAAGGAAGCGCTGCGGGCGGACACTCCCGACGATGGTTTGGTCGATCACGATCAGTCCGATTCCCTGTACTACTTTCGGTTTTATACGAACAATCTTGGGTCCGGCTTTTTTGTCTTGGCATGTGCCGGATTCGCGCTTCTCGTGGCCCGCGCAGGGAAACCGGGACTGTTTATCGCACTCGCGTTCGTCGTCCCAATCCTGCTCCTGAACTTTGGCATCACGCAGCATCGGCGATACCGGTTCTTATTCTTCGCCTATCCGTTCTATGTCGCTGCGTGCGCATATGCGCTCGTGTACCTGACCCAGTTTGTGCGCACATCGCGGCAATCGGCGTGGCGAATGGCTGCGGCCGTCGCGATTGTGGCGTTTACCGCCCGGCTCACGGTCTCGCAATATCGGCTCGCGGCGGACTGCATCGAAGTCGCCGGCGGCGCAAGCACGACGCTGGCCGTCCACCACCCCCAATGGCGGCAACCGTGCACGTATGTGAAAGAACACCGCGGTGACGCGGCCATCGTCTGCACGACGTACATTGCAGCGCTCCACTACGTGGGGCATATCGACACTTGGTACCCAAGTCGCGTGATTGTCTGGGAGTATATCGAGTCGGGTATGGACGGCATGCGAACGTTGGACGAATTGAAGGCGTTTGTATCCGAGCATCCGCGCGGGTACTTTATCGCGGAGCATCGCCGGTTCCATATGTGGCCGTTTTTCAAAGACGACCTCGAATGGGTCGAACGGAACATGAAGAAGATTGACGAAGCATCGAACGGCGACATTTCGCTGTACGAGTGGGGAAGCGAGGAAGCAACGTAA
- a CDS encoding class I SAM-dependent methyltransferase has protein sequence MFEAYRVPRGYMPFWHFGARMGIGTVRRFYARMRARGYSHVLDAGTGGGANVILGAWMGFRVTASDLARGALVALRDTAGRVRPPIRAGYAQSDSLALPFPDVLFDVVIASHIIEHLPEPRAFLCECIRVLRPGGVLRVSCPSRFHALRVGLWFGLRLDPDDHAVQGYDSADIAAMLPPGNRVTRVSYQGRAIESNVSDAQFLLARALGMSGNPAVSVERGAPPAWLFVLKEILTVPLLLVARCEDALLFFSKGSMITVEIERLRE, from the coding sequence ATGTTTGAAGCGTACCGCGTGCCGCGCGGCTACATGCCGTTCTGGCATTTTGGCGCGCGCATGGGAATCGGGACTGTCCGGCGCTTCTATGCGCGCATGCGGGCGCGCGGGTACTCGCACGTTCTCGATGCGGGTACGGGTGGCGGAGCGAACGTCATACTCGGCGCATGGATGGGGTTCCGCGTGACTGCAAGCGATCTTGCCCGGGGCGCACTTGTCGCGCTGCGCGATACTGCCGGGCGCGTCCGCCCGCCGATACGTGCCGGTTATGCGCAGTCGGATTCGCTGGCGCTGCCGTTCCCCGATGTCTTGTTCGACGTGGTAATCGCATCGCACATCATCGAGCACCTGCCCGAGCCGCGCGCATTCTTGTGCGAATGCATCCGTGTGCTGCGTCCGGGTGGAGTGTTGCGCGTGTCGTGTCCGTCGCGATTCCATGCGTTGCGGGTAGGCCTCTGGTTTGGTCTGCGGCTCGACCCGGACGACCACGCGGTTCAGGGCTATGATTCGGCCGACATTGCCGCGATGCTGCCGCCGGGCAATCGGGTGACGCGGGTCTCGTACCAGGGCCGCGCGATAGAGAGCAACGTTTCCGACGCCCAGTTCTTGCTGGCTCGCGCGCTGGGCATGTCGGGCAACCCCGCCGTGTCCGTCGAGCGCGGCGCTCCACCGGCATGGCTATTTGTCTTGAAGGAAATCCTTACGGTTCCGTTATTGCTGGTGGCAAGGTGTGAGGACGCACTCCTGTTTTTTTCGAAGGGCAGCATGATTACCGTCGAGATCGAGAGATTGCGTGAGTAA
- a CDS encoding DUF1573 domain-containing protein: protein MRTAVSYVLVAAAGLIAWSCGQTGAKNELNSRPKITERRTQTFDFGTARQGVTIEHTFQLTNPGTAPVKVGRVQTTCGCTAAKVEKNTVIEPGKSLELPVKLNLRGKKGAIESKVIVNYADGATPDELVLKGAAAEEYTPSVDFTPFKRGEQPEQIVTLATYPGQQPLAVSHIKFDTQKFDITSRPGAKDGTVDVVIKPRPDAPFGSVADQIVVTTNDADAPDKFILVRAHVTKPLEAVVRQVVLRPGADGEPVSTIVEFKSTYGDPVSEVTASITREKRFTATIEPDAPDGTVRVRVAFRPGDKAKKSKIPAQLRVRASVGGVEVEEHVGVLYTTEPDTPAAKQQVEAGDADAHETDRF from the coding sequence GTGCGCACCGCTGTGTCATATGTTCTGGTTGCTGCCGCTGGACTGATCGCCTGGTCCTGCGGGCAAACCGGCGCAAAGAACGAACTCAATTCGCGGCCGAAAATCACGGAGCGCCGCACGCAAACTTTCGACTTCGGCACGGCGCGGCAGGGCGTCACCATCGAGCATACCTTCCAACTGACCAACCCCGGCACGGCGCCGGTCAAGGTTGGCCGCGTGCAGACGACCTGTGGCTGCACGGCGGCGAAGGTCGAGAAGAACACTGTAATCGAACCGGGGAAATCGCTGGAGCTGCCCGTTAAATTGAATCTTCGCGGTAAGAAAGGCGCGATCGAATCGAAGGTGATCGTCAACTACGCCGACGGCGCGACACCGGACGAGCTCGTCCTGAAAGGCGCCGCGGCGGAAGAATACACGCCGTCCGTCGATTTCACCCCGTTCAAGCGAGGCGAGCAACCGGAGCAGATAGTCACGCTGGCGACGTATCCCGGCCAGCAACCGTTGGCGGTGTCCCATATCAAATTCGACACACAGAAGTTCGACATCACGTCGCGCCCCGGCGCGAAGGACGGCACGGTCGATGTCGTCATTAAGCCGCGTCCGGACGCGCCGTTTGGATCAGTAGCCGATCAGATCGTGGTCACAACGAACGATGCCGACGCGCCGGACAAGTTCATCCTCGTGCGCGCGCACGTCACAAAGCCGTTGGAAGCGGTGGTGCGGCAGGTTGTGCTGCGACCCGGAGCAGACGGGGAGCCCGTATCCACGATCGTGGAATTCAAGTCGACCTACGGCGATCCCGTTTCCGAAGTGACCGCGTCGATTACACGTGAAAAGCGTTTCACGGCGACCATCGAGCCGGACGCCCCCGACGGAACGGTGCGGGTGCGCGTTGCTTTCAGACCGGGCGATAAGGCGAAGAAGTCGAAAATTCCCGCTCAACTCCGCGTAAGAGCCAGCGTTGGCGGCGTGGAAGTAGAAGAGCACGTAGGCGTTCTTTACACGACGGAGCCGGACACGCCCGCGGCAAAGCAGCAAGTCGAAGCCGGCGACGCCGACGCGCACGAGACGGACAGGTTCTAA
- a CDS encoding VanZ family protein translates to MRLPYIVATALYCGFLWVLSSDTSPPEFEFPWQILGLDKVVHATLYAVLGTIVSVGMRRSGKPVSAWAQCFVPILFAALYGLTDEIHQLYVPNRTFDVGDLLANLAGATLAQAGLCYAYWRRAPQEVPKALSDEKAQAEL, encoded by the coding sequence ATGCGCCTGCCTTACATTGTCGCAACCGCGTTGTACTGCGGATTCCTCTGGGTGCTTTCATCGGACACCAGCCCGCCGGAATTCGAATTCCCATGGCAGATTCTCGGCCTCGACAAGGTTGTCCACGCTACGCTGTATGCGGTATTGGGCACGATCGTGTCGGTGGGCATGCGGCGGTCGGGCAAACCGGTCTCGGCGTGGGCGCAATGCTTCGTGCCGATCTTGTTTGCGGCGCTCTACGGTCTTACGGACGAAATCCATCAGTTGTATGTGCCGAACCGCACCTTTGACGTGGGCGACCTGCTCGCAAACCTCGCCGGCGCAACGCTCGCGCAGGCGGGGTTGTGTTACGCGTACTGGCGCCGCGCGCCCCAGGAGGTCCCGAAGGCCTTATCGGACGAAAAGGCGCAAGCCGAATTGTGA
- the trxB gene encoding thioredoxin-disulfide reductase, with protein MEKVIIIGSGPAGYTAALYCARANLSPLLFEGELSSGNLPGGQLMTTTEVENYPGFPDGVTGPEMMELFKKQAERFGTRIEPKTITAVDLSKRPFTVTSESKTWQAKSIIIATGATAKYLGLPSEEKFMNRGVSACATCDGALPRFRNKPLVVVGGGDTAMEEAIFLTNYASRVHIVHRRDKFRASKIMADRAMANPKIVCEWNSVVDEVLGDEKPGVTGVRLKDVNTGATREIECTGYFSAIGHKPNTELFKGVLDMDETGYLITKPGSTYTKIDGVFAAGDVQDHVYRQAVTAAGSGCMAAIDCTRWLETNEYCLNV; from the coding sequence ATGGAAAAGGTCATCATTATCGGTTCGGGTCCGGCTGGGTATACCGCCGCGTTGTACTGCGCTCGAGCGAACTTGTCGCCGCTGCTGTTCGAGGGCGAATTGAGCAGCGGAAACCTCCCCGGCGGCCAGCTCATGACCACCACCGAGGTCGAGAACTATCCCGGTTTTCCCGACGGTGTCACCGGCCCGGAGATGATGGAACTGTTCAAGAAGCAGGCTGAGCGCTTCGGGACGCGCATCGAACCCAAAACGATCACGGCGGTCGATCTGTCGAAGCGGCCGTTCACCGTTACGTCCGAATCGAAAACCTGGCAGGCGAAATCGATCATCATCGCGACCGGCGCGACGGCGAAATACCTTGGCCTGCCGTCGGAAGAGAAATTCATGAACCGGGGTGTATCCGCATGCGCCACGTGCGACGGCGCGCTCCCGCGGTTCCGCAACAAACCGCTCGTGGTCGTTGGCGGAGGCGACACCGCAATGGAAGAGGCCATCTTCCTCACCAACTACGCGAGCAGGGTCCATATCGTCCACCGGCGCGACAAATTCCGCGCGAGCAAGATCATGGCGGATCGCGCGATGGCGAATCCGAAAATCGTGTGCGAGTGGAACTCGGTTGTGGATGAAGTGTTGGGCGACGAAAAGCCCGGCGTGACCGGTGTTCGACTGAAAGACGTGAACACGGGCGCTACGCGCGAAATCGAGTGCACGGGGTATTTTTCCGCCATCGGCCACAAGCCGAACACCGAGCTGTTCAAAGGAGTGCTCGATATGGACGAGACCGGCTACCTCATCACGAAGCCCGGCTCGACGTACACGAAAATCGACGGCGTCTTTGCGGCCGGCGACGTGCAGGACCACGTGTACCGCCAGGCCGTCACCGCCGCCGGCTCGGGCTGCATGGCCGCGATCGATTGCACCCGCTGGCTTGAAACAAACGAGTACTGTTTGAATGTATGA
- the queA gene encoding tRNA preQ1(34) S-adenosylmethionine ribosyltransferase-isomerase QueA, with the protein MHISELDYDLPEELIAQHPSDRRDASRLLVVDRATGAMRIDVYRNVASYLRRGDCLVLNRTRVIRARLRASRPTGGSAEIFLLHERAPGTWDALVQPSAKIAPGTALRVGPITATVEERLGNGRRRVVFDRVDVLRILEEAGEVPLPPYIRRAHTDPADVERYQTIYAKEPGSVAAPTAGLHFTEDVFSSLDAAGITRATLTLHVGYGTFSPIRAERVEDHTLEPEAFELTEETAAALNATRAAGGRIVAVGTTTTRVLESQFRDGAIRAGTGETAHYIYPPYTFRAVDALQTNFHLPRSSLLALVYAFGGTELVREAYRLAIAERFRFYSYGDVMLLV; encoded by the coding sequence ATGCACATTTCCGAACTGGATTACGATCTCCCCGAGGAACTTATCGCGCAGCACCCGTCCGACCGGCGGGACGCGTCGCGCCTGCTGGTGGTGGACCGCGCTACGGGCGCCATGCGCATCGACGTGTATCGCAACGTCGCGTCGTATCTTCGACGTGGCGATTGCCTGGTGCTTAACCGCACCCGCGTCATTCGCGCGCGGCTGCGCGCGAGCCGGCCGACGGGCGGCAGCGCGGAAATTTTTCTGCTGCACGAACGCGCTCCGGGCACGTGGGACGCGCTCGTGCAACCGTCGGCGAAAATTGCGCCCGGTACGGCCCTGCGCGTGGGCCCGATCACAGCAACCGTCGAGGAACGACTCGGCAACGGCCGACGCCGGGTCGTGTTCGATCGCGTGGACGTGTTGCGGATCCTTGAAGAGGCCGGCGAAGTGCCCTTGCCGCCCTACATTCGCCGTGCGCACACCGACCCCGCCGACGTGGAGCGCTACCAGACGATATACGCGAAAGAACCCGGGTCCGTTGCCGCGCCCACGGCGGGGTTGCACTTTACCGAGGACGTCTTCTCATCGCTCGACGCGGCGGGAATAACGCGCGCAACGTTGACGCTGCACGTTGGCTATGGAACGTTCAGTCCCATTCGCGCCGAACGCGTCGAGGACCACACGCTCGAACCCGAAGCGTTCGAACTGACTGAAGAAACGGCGGCTGCGCTCAACGCCACGCGCGCGGCGGGCGGGCGCATCGTCGCGGTGGGAACGACGACGACGCGCGTGCTGGAATCACAATTCAGGGACGGCGCGATTCGCGCGGGGACGGGCGAGACTGCACACTACATCTACCCGCCATACACGTTTCGCGCCGTGGATGCGTTGCAGACGAATTTTCACCTGCCGCGCAGCAGTCTGTTGGCGTTGGTATACGCGTTTGGCGGGACCGAACTGGTGCGTGAGGCGTACCGGCTCGCGATTGCGGAGCGGTTCCGCTTTTACTCCTACGGCGACGTGATGCTACTCGTCTAA
- a CDS encoding ATP-binding protein, translating into MTKPFFVEQFGSTMDAMGRVLQAALRALVEHGWVEPDQKFYAQLCLEEALVNAVDHGNKCDPAKKVRIEMVEENDLCTIRVYDEGGGFAPEDIHLPQLEQANGRGICLIRYCMERVTYNNECKCLEMRMRRKALSGRKASCE; encoded by the coding sequence GTGACGAAACCGTTCTTCGTAGAACAGTTCGGCAGCACGATGGACGCCATGGGGCGCGTGTTACAGGCGGCGCTGCGCGCGCTCGTCGAGCATGGATGGGTCGAGCCCGATCAGAAGTTTTATGCGCAACTGTGCCTCGAGGAAGCGCTTGTGAACGCCGTCGACCACGGCAACAAGTGCGACCCGGCAAAAAAGGTGCGCATCGAGATGGTGGAAGAAAACGATCTGTGCACCATCCGCGTGTACGACGAGGGCGGCGGTTTCGCGCCCGAAGACATTCATCTGCCCCAATTGGAGCAGGCGAATGGGCGCGGGATTTGTCTCATCCGATACTGCATGGAAAGGGTTACCTACAACAACGAATGCAAATGCCTCGAGATGCGGATGCGCCGAAAGGCATTGAGTGGAAGGAAGGCTTCCTGTGAGTGA